A region from the Anaerohalosphaeraceae bacterium genome encodes:
- a CDS encoding AAA family ATPase, whose translation MRTVAIINQKGGCGKTTVAINLSSALAAKGYRTLLVDLDPQSHCAVGLAVPEEQIEQSIYDVLIGKARGEPLRLKEILWQISERFELAPSSIDLAAFESQMSGIMDRENCLKSVLEEVRADYDYVIIDCPPSVGLLTFNALRAASDVIVPVEMGYFSLHGLSKQLETLQVLCEQCRQKVNLMVLASMYDIRTKMGREILAELRKHFGDRMFQTVVNFNTKLKEAASLGQPISEYDPASKGYKDFLNLAEELIGTDTLVHKAELVDTLEARLQSISASAEELLATIKEPRKAAEEPAAVSAAAPQPRDTRTFEEKIADFYGVRQEGDTVIFSTLYPRAKTVQIAGDFNDWIPEQTPMQRAGENGKWILKLPLNKGTYRYRLVVDGQWQQDPYNENAEPNPFGEYNSVLHVK comes from the coding sequence ATGAGAACCGTAGCCATCATCAATCAAAAGGGCGGATGCGGGAAGACAACAGTTGCCATCAACCTCTCCAGTGCCCTGGCTGCCAAAGGATATCGGACACTTTTGGTGGATTTGGACCCGCAGTCCCACTGTGCGGTCGGTCTGGCCGTCCCCGAAGAGCAGATTGAACAGAGCATTTATGATGTCTTAATCGGCAAAGCACGCGGTGAGCCGCTTCGGCTCAAGGAAATTCTCTGGCAAATCAGTGAGCGGTTCGAACTGGCCCCCTCCAGCATAGACCTGGCAGCCTTTGAATCCCAAATGTCCGGCATTATGGACCGGGAAAACTGCCTTAAATCCGTTCTCGAGGAGGTCCGGGCCGATTACGATTATGTGATTATCGACTGTCCTCCGTCGGTGGGGCTGCTGACCTTCAATGCCCTGCGGGCGGCTTCCGATGTGATTGTGCCGGTCGAGATGGGCTACTTTTCTCTGCACGGCCTCAGCAAACAGCTGGAAACCCTTCAGGTACTCTGCGAACAGTGCCGGCAGAAGGTCAACCTGATGGTGCTGGCCAGCATGTATGACATTCGCACCAAAATGGGACGCGAGATTCTGGCGGAGCTTCGCAAGCACTTCGGCGACCGGATGTTCCAGACGGTTGTCAACTTCAATACCAAACTGAAGGAAGCCGCCAGCCTTGGACAGCCCATCAGCGAATACGACCCGGCCAGCAAGGGGTATAAAGATTTTCTCAATCTGGCTGAGGAGCTGATCGGCACCGATACATTGGTTCACAAGGCTGAACTGGTTGATACCCTCGAGGCACGCCTCCAGTCCATCAGCGCCAGCGCCGAAGAACTGCTGGCTACCATCAAAGAACCCCGCAAGGCGGCGGAAGAACCCGCGGCGGTCTCCGCTGCAGCGCCGCAGCCCAGGGACACCCGCACCTTCGAAGAGAAAATCGCCGACTTCTACGGTGTTCGTCAGGAAGGCGATACGGTCATCTTCTCGACCCTGTATCCGCGGGCCAAGACCGTCCAGATTGCCGGCGACTTCAACGACTGGATTCCGGAACAAACCCCGATGCAGCGGGCCGGCGAAAACGGCAAGTGGATTCTCAAGCTCCCGCTCAACAAGGGAACCTACCGGTATCGGCTGGTTGTGGACGGCCAGTGGCAGCAGGACCCCTACAACGAAAACGCCGAGCCCAATCCGTTCGGAGAATACAATTCCGTCCTGCACGTCAAGTAG
- a CDS encoding glycoside hydrolase family 5 protein has protein sequence MQKLMLFFSALIPLAGVLQAASEEMDIFTLNQKIGRGVNIIGYDPIWRSPQQARFKEPYFKMLKEAGFSSVRINLHPFRFMRDEPPYSLDPQWLGTLRWAVEKSLDAGLVAILDLHEYNAMGSDPAAHRAKFLAFWEQISAEFATAPPTVLFEILNEPNRQLTEELWNEYFREALAVIRKSHPTRGVIIGPAHYNSVDALPSLQLPEDDRKLIVTVHYYKPMEFTHQGARWTPAYADKTGIIWPRSAADEEAVVEDFRKVKEWAQKNNRPIFLGEFGAYDKADMDSRVRYISFVARTAEKCGFSWAYWQFDSDFILYDVVNEKWVQPIYNALIP, from the coding sequence ATGCAGAAACTTATGCTGTTTTTCTCGGCTCTTATCCCGCTGGCGGGTGTTCTTCAGGCGGCTTCAGAAGAAATGGACATTTTTACACTCAATCAGAAAATCGGACGCGGCGTCAACATTATCGGCTATGACCCGATTTGGCGTTCGCCCCAGCAGGCCCGCTTCAAAGAGCCGTATTTCAAGATGCTCAAAGAGGCCGGCTTTTCGAGCGTCCGCATCAATCTTCACCCGTTCCGGTTTATGCGGGACGAGCCGCCGTATTCGCTGGACCCGCAGTGGCTTGGGACCCTTCGCTGGGCAGTGGAGAAGTCCCTGGACGCCGGTCTGGTGGCCATCCTTGATCTGCACGAATACAATGCAATGGGTTCCGACCCGGCTGCACACAGGGCCAAATTTCTGGCCTTTTGGGAGCAGATATCCGCCGAGTTTGCGACCGCCCCGCCGACCGTGCTCTTTGAGATTCTCAATGAGCCCAACCGGCAGCTGACGGAGGAGCTCTGGAATGAATACTTTCGTGAGGCCCTGGCCGTCATCCGAAAATCCCATCCGACACGGGGCGTTATCATCGGTCCGGCACACTACAACTCCGTCGATGCCCTCCCATCGTTGCAGCTGCCGGAGGATGACCGCAAACTGATTGTCACCGTTCACTACTACAAGCCGATGGAGTTTACCCATCAGGGGGCACGCTGGACACCCGCCTACGCCGACAAAACCGGCATCATCTGGCCGCGAAGTGCCGCCGATGAGGAAGCCGTTGTGGAGGATTTCCGAAAAGTCAAGGAATGGGCCCAGAAGAACAATCGCCCCATTTTCCTCGGCGAGTTCGGAGCGTATGACAAGGCCGATATGGACTCACGCGTCCGTTATATCTCCTTTGTCGCCCGCACCGCCGAAAAATGCGGATTCAGCTGGGCCTATTGGCAATTCGATTCCGATTTTATCCTCTACGATGTGGTTAACGAAAAGTGGGTACAACCGATATACAATGCCCTGATTCCGTAA